The segment AGAGACCCGCTTCCTCCTCTTGGCGtgagaagtcccactaaggtagtgAACAACTTTTtcaacttgaggccagtccttGGCCTACGTGGGTTTATTCTTTTCCacgatgcacatttacttcaatgatgcattattattgttaaaacctgccaaaaaaattctatttcattttattttcatttatacagcgccaatcacaacaaagttgcctcatggtgctttacacaattaaggtctaaccttaccaatccccagagcaagcacacaggcgacagtggtaaggaaaaactccctctgaggaagaaacctcaagcaaaccagactcaaagtagtgaccctctgcttgggccatgctactgacacaaattataaGAGTTCATAATACAAAATcctggaaatgttgctggtgcacaggacatcaGGTTTTCCAAGCAGACATCACAACAAAaactgttattatattggtgcacttgTATATTGTGGCTACGCTATGGTGtttgatatggcttggtagatctcgatacactgtcaactttaaaagtagatcttggttcaaaaaaggttgggcacctctGGTCTGAGGTCACAGGCCCCTGCAGATTTAAAATCTtcagacagaggaatctcatAGCTGTAAAATCAATATAGTTAACTAACAGCAATGTTCTGCTTTAAAAAATCAGGAGTAACATTACTTTTGGACTTactaacatcagatcattgtccacCAAATTACctgcaactgcactgaactatAAATTCCAACAATCATCTTTGCAATGAATGTGTAATTACTGCTAAATATTCTCATATTCTCTATTTTTAATATGTTTCCATTAAATGCATTTTCAATTTGCATTCATGTTGtagcacacacaacaacaaaagcTTATTCATGTCTGAAAGTGAGAGCAGTGTGTCAGCCACTGATCATTAAGAATTTTTTCCTCTACAGCCCCTTTCAATTCAGGCctgtgtagagttgcattgtgctgcgcaTGCTGCGCACAGGGAAGCTTGACCCGCCTCTTCTTCttgtgtggttttgaagcttcactgccagcaagttcagcagagtccagcgggATAAATAaactctagcaatgcaggtatgtacttattaaaaaaacctaaaaggatttttcaccagacTGGCATAGGGTAGCATACAGTTgcggaggcatggtgtacagtagcacagtgttgcgtagacttacatacagtagcggagtgttgcatagacttgcgCAGAacactgtgtccagtgctctacaccAAATGTCCAGGAAAAGATTAAACATCTTTCATTTTTTCCCGCCCATTTCGTGGAAGTGGTTGCCACATAGGGTTGCATAATCTCGGTGTTGGGCTGCATAAGCTTGGCATAGTCGGTACACCtcattacgcaactctacattggccCGATGTGAAAGGGGTTTAAGTCTTAAATATTATCGCAAATTTCCTTGAAATATCATATTTTGAGGCTACATCGCTGATCTGACAAAACCTAATTAACACATTCAGGTGTCTTAACACTTGATTGACTGAGTACACCCCAAACAAGCTATTGAGCTTGTGGCATGGGGGTGAAATGTAAAATGTGTAGATTGAGAACTACTGGCTTAGTCTTACCTGGGAAAGCTGGTAGGATAAGGCGGAGAGCTGCAAAATGTGCCACTGGCCCTCTGCATTCCTCCATTTTCACCGACACACTGGCCTCTACTCCAGATGGTGCCAATGGTTGTTATTGGAGAATACAGGCTGGACACTGGCTTCTGATCCTTCTGCTGCTGAGCTTCATTGTTGCTGCTGGTGCTGACTCCAAAGTGGTAGCTTTGTCCTCCTGAAGTACTGACTCCACAGATGGAGATGGGACTAGGGCTGGGTCTGTCTGAGGAAGGAGTACTGTTCATTTGGCAATAATTCTGACCTGCAGATGTCTTCTCCTGTTTTATCACCCCAGGGGTACAGAGTTGAAGGTATCCAGCATCCTTTTCTTTCTTCACCAATACAGGCAAAGAGGTGGATATGTTAGAGCTGGACTGATCTGGACTTGGCATAATGCTGCCATTGAGAGCACCAGAGACAATGCCACTGTCATTACTGTTCACAACCACAGTGGGCTTTGTGTCCCTCTCTGAGCAAACATCTCCGAGTAGAGAATCCTCTGCCAGAGTTGACAGGAAGGCATCATCACCTACATAAAAGTCTGATGGGGATCCACAGAGCTCAAAGTCTTGGAGCAGGTCAAGTGTGCTGTCTCCAAACAATTTCTGGTTGACATCAACATCTTTACCAATATGCTCGAATGCATGATCCAAGTCAATAGGTTCCTGGTCTCCTTTGTCCATGGAAAACACCTCTGCTTTCATAGAGAAAAGGTTGGGGTCTGATCCCCCAATAAGCGTATCCATGGAGGACCGGGCACTGTCTGCCATATTGACCTCCATTTGGAGCAAACTTCCCCCCATGGTCTGGCGTCCAAACATGGTAGGTGTCTGAGAGTGTAGAAATAACGGTTGCGGCTGTTGAGCCTTCTGATCTTTGGTCAGGCTCCTTGGCTCATTATCTTCCAGCAACAGACCAGTGGTGGCAGAGAAGTTGAGCTCCTCAAGAAGAGGACTGTTGCTGAGACCATTAGGTATGTCACCTGGCTGCATTAATGGGCTGGATGGAAGAACATTAGAGGTGGAAGAGGTGATGGACATGGCACTGCGAGGAGCTACGTTCAATGGAGCTACCTCCTCCGGGCTGTCAGTGTAGACCAATTTACCTAAATGGTCATCTCTTCTGTAGGTTATCTTCTTTACGCCACCTTTATCCATCTTCTAATGTATTGGAAgacagacagaggacagggttagcgcacaaaataatatttccaTGATCGGAGAGAGCTGCTACAAATGTCAAACGTGCCCCTGCCCGCCCTTGGTTAGCTACAGCTAAGgagacagctttttttttttttttataagcacATATACGCACACTCTCATTACCTATACAGCATACCGAagtatacaacaaacacaatataaTTCTAGTTAGGTCAACTAGTTAGCAGTGAGTCGACAGGAGTTAAGTACGTGCTTACATTTGAATCACACTGTGCTAGCCGCTAAGGTAACGGTGCATTTCTAGGTAAAAGCTTGAATTTACCCTTGAAATGGCTTATTGCTGAGCTGTGTCCAAGAAACATCTGTCAAcatttctgtctctgtgtctgaaaGTGACAACACCGCCAAACCTACGTTTGCGTCTTAACCTAGCTCCCCGCTACATGGCGAGCTAAAACGATACACAACACGCCAGGCTGCAAGCACTTCAACGGGGTTCCGTCTCCGCCATCGATCCGGTTGTAATAACTCCCGCGAAGTGCATTAAAGTAGCTAAACAAaattataaattaatacattggaATTTTTGAATTTAAACTGCGGCGATTCCGCAGCTAGCCATTAGGAACGCATTCGCTAACCTccaagaaaaacagacaaaatggaGCATAGACAAAGTCAGCCCCATGGCGAACTTGTTTACAACGCGCAGCGTCCCCTGTTGGCTGAAGTGGCGAACTTCAGTTTGTTTTGCCA is part of the Thalassophryne amazonica chromosome 11, fThaAma1.1, whole genome shotgun sequence genome and harbors:
- the nr3c1 gene encoding glucocorticoid receptor, encoding MDKGGVKKITYRRDDHLGKLVYTDSPEEVAPLNVAPRSAMSITSSTSNVLPSSPLMQPGDIPNGLSNSPLLEELNFSATTGLLLEDNEPRSLTKDQKAQQPQPLFLHSQTPTMFGRQTMGGSLLQMEVNMADSARSSMDTLIGGSDPNLFSMKAEVFSMDKGDQEPIDLDHAFEHIGKDVDVNQKLFGDSTLDLLQDFELCGSPSDFYVGDDAFLSTLAEDSLLGDVCSERDTKPTVVVNSNDSGIVSGALNGSIMPSPDQSSSNISTSLPVLVKKEKDAGYLQLCTPGVIKQEKTSAGQNYCQMNSTPSSDRPSPSPISICGVSTSGGQSYHFGVSTSSNNEAQQQKDQKPVSSLYSPITTIGTIWSRGQCVGENGGMQRASGTFCSSPPYPTSFPSSTSRQEGRTVSSSTQGKSSETTHKICLVCSDEASGCHYGVLTCGSCKVFFKRAVEGQHNYLCAGRNDCIIDKIRRKNCPACRFRKCLMAGMNLEARKTKKMDRLKGIQQRNPPEVMPPLPVKTCSLVPKCMPQLVPTMLSLLKAIEPETIYAGYDSTLPDTSTRLMTTLNKLGGRQVISAVKWAKALPGFRNLHLDDQMTLLQCSWLFLMSFGLGWRSYQQCNGSMLCFAPDLVINEDRMKLPYMAEQCEQMLKISSEFVRLQVSHEEYLCMKVLLLLSTVPKDGLKSQAVFDEIRMSYIKELGKAIVKREENSSQNWQRFYQLTKLLDSMHEMVRGLLSFCFYTFVNKSLSVEFPEMLVEIISNQLPKVKAGSVKALLFHQR